In Hyalangium minutum, the following proteins share a genomic window:
- a CDS encoding DUF444 family protein, which produces MSLKIHQDHSRFKAIVRGKIKANLRKYVQKGEMLGKKGKDAISIPIPFIDIPRFKYGHKEQGGVGQGDGEVGQSLGPGQPQPGDGHGHAGQGEGDHALEVDVTLDELAQILGEELQLPNIERRHNEKIVTQKIKYTGINTTGPESLRHFKRTFKQALKRQIATGTYDPKKPVIIPTREDRRYRSYKLQDLPETNAVIIYMMDVSGSMGDEQKEIVRIESFWLDTWLRHQYKGLESRYIIHDAVAREVDRETFFHTRESGGTMISSAYKLCRDIIAADYPKSAWNIYPFHFSDGDNWSADDTRQCIEMLKNDVLPNVNQFAYGQVESPYGSGQFIKDLREAVGDQSNVALSEIADKDAIYNSIKDFLGKGR; this is translated from the coding sequence GTGTCGCTGAAGATCCACCAGGACCACTCCCGCTTCAAAGCGATCGTCCGAGGGAAGATCAAAGCCAACCTGCGCAAGTACGTGCAGAAGGGCGAGATGCTCGGCAAGAAGGGCAAGGATGCCATCTCCATCCCCATCCCCTTCATCGACATCCCCCGCTTCAAGTACGGCCATAAGGAGCAGGGCGGCGTAGGGCAGGGAGACGGTGAGGTGGGTCAGTCGCTCGGCCCCGGGCAGCCTCAGCCTGGGGACGGGCACGGCCACGCCGGCCAGGGCGAGGGCGACCATGCCCTCGAGGTCGACGTCACCCTCGACGAGCTGGCGCAGATCCTGGGCGAGGAGCTGCAGCTGCCCAACATCGAGCGCCGGCACAACGAGAAGATCGTCACCCAGAAGATCAAATACACCGGCATCAACACCACCGGCCCCGAGTCGCTCCGCCACTTCAAGCGCACCTTCAAGCAGGCGCTGAAGCGGCAGATCGCCACCGGCACGTATGACCCGAAGAAGCCGGTCATCATCCCCACGCGCGAGGACCGGCGCTACCGCAGCTACAAGCTCCAGGACCTGCCGGAGACCAACGCCGTCATCATCTACATGATGGACGTGTCCGGCTCGATGGGCGACGAGCAGAAGGAGATCGTCCGCATCGAGAGCTTCTGGCTCGATACGTGGCTGCGCCACCAGTACAAGGGCCTCGAGTCGCGCTACATCATCCACGACGCCGTGGCCCGCGAGGTGGACCGGGAGACCTTCTTCCACACCCGCGAGTCCGGCGGCACGATGATCTCCAGCGCCTACAAGCTCTGCCGCGACATCATCGCGGCCGACTACCCGAAGAGCGCGTGGAACATCTACCCGTTCCACTTCTCGGACGGTGACAACTGGAGCGCGGACGACACGCGCCAGTGCATCGAGATGCTCAAGAACGATGTGCTGCCCAACGTGAACCAGTTCGCCTACGGGCAAGTCGAGAGCCCCTACGGCAGCGGCCAGTTCATCAAGGATCTGCGCGAGGCCGTGGGCGACCAGTCCAACGTGGCCCTCAGCGAGATCGCCGACAAGGACGCCATCTACAACTCCATCAAGGACTTCCTCGGAAAGGGCCGCTGA
- a CDS encoding SpoVR family protein codes for MPKSLTPRLAALNEEILGYAREFGLDFFETIFEVVTYDEMNMVASYGGFPNRYPHWRWGMEYEQLSKGYEYGLSKIYELVINNDPCYAYLLESNADVDQKLVMAHVYGHCDFFKNNFSFRHTNRRMIDEMANHATRVRRWIDKIGVEKVEDFIDRTLSLENLIDQHAPHIRRNPDPRRAEDEAKANERVEGFKVNREYMRGFINPSEFLESQRKKVEDEKQRSKKFPERPQRDVLYFLLENAPLEPWEADILSILRDEAYYFAPQGQTKIMNEGWASYWHSTIMTRRALKDDEIIDYADRHSGTMGTRPGTLNPYKLGIELWRDIEDRWNKGRFGKEWDECDDLRARGSWDKKLGAGREKIFEVRKHYNDITFIDTFLTAEFAIEQKLFVYGFNDKRNSWEILDREFRKVKAKLLQGLTNFGQPIIEVVDGNFENRSELLLAHKHDGQDLKGDYARETLRNLQSLWRRPVNIVTRYDGKGVMLRYDGQNHSEKKVDL; via the coding sequence ATGCCCAAGAGCCTCACACCCCGCCTGGCCGCTCTGAACGAGGAGATCCTCGGGTACGCCCGCGAGTTCGGGCTCGACTTCTTCGAGACCATCTTCGAAGTCGTCACCTACGACGAGATGAACATGGTGGCCTCCTACGGAGGCTTCCCCAACCGCTACCCGCACTGGCGCTGGGGCATGGAGTACGAGCAGCTCTCCAAGGGCTACGAGTACGGCCTCTCGAAGATCTACGAGCTCGTCATCAACAACGACCCCTGCTACGCGTACCTCCTGGAGAGCAACGCGGACGTGGACCAGAAGCTCGTGATGGCCCACGTGTACGGGCACTGCGACTTCTTCAAGAACAACTTCTCCTTCCGCCACACCAACCGGCGGATGATCGACGAGATGGCCAACCACGCCACCCGCGTGCGCCGGTGGATCGACAAGATCGGCGTGGAGAAGGTGGAAGACTTCATCGACCGGACGCTGAGCCTCGAGAACCTCATCGACCAGCACGCCCCGCACATCCGCCGCAACCCGGATCCCCGGCGCGCCGAGGACGAGGCCAAGGCCAACGAGCGCGTCGAGGGCTTCAAGGTCAACCGCGAGTACATGCGCGGCTTCATCAACCCGTCCGAGTTCCTCGAGTCCCAGCGCAAGAAGGTCGAGGACGAAAAGCAGCGCTCCAAGAAGTTCCCCGAGCGCCCCCAGCGTGACGTCCTCTACTTCCTCCTGGAGAACGCCCCCCTGGAGCCGTGGGAGGCTGACATCCTCTCCATCCTCCGCGACGAGGCCTACTACTTCGCCCCCCAGGGCCAGACGAAGATCATGAACGAGGGGTGGGCCAGCTACTGGCACTCCACCATCATGACGCGCCGCGCCCTGAAGGATGATGAGATCATCGACTACGCGGACCGCCACTCCGGCACCATGGGGACCCGCCCAGGTACGCTCAATCCCTACAAGCTAGGCATCGAGCTGTGGCGGGACATCGAGGACCGCTGGAACAAGGGCCGCTTCGGCAAGGAGTGGGACGAGTGCGATGACCTTCGGGCCCGAGGCTCGTGGGACAAGAAGCTGGGCGCGGGCCGGGAGAAGATCTTCGAGGTCCGCAAGCACTACAACGACATCACCTTCATCGACACGTTCCTCACCGCCGAGTTCGCCATCGAGCAGAAGCTGTTCGTCTACGGCTTCAACGACAAGCGCAACTCCTGGGAGATCCTCGACCGGGAGTTCCGAAAGGTGAAGGCCAAGTTGCTGCAGGGCCTGACGAACTTCGGCCAGCCCATCATCGAGGTGGTGGACGGCAACTTCGAGAACCGCAGTGAACTGCTCCTCGCCCACAAGCACGATGGACAGGATCTCAAGGGCGACTACGCTCGCGAGACACTTAGAAACTTACAGTCTCTCTGGCGGAGGCCTGTCAACATCGTTACGAGGTACGATGGCAAAGGCGTCATGCTACGCTACGACGGCCAGAACCACTCGGAGAAGAAAGTCGACCTCTAG
- a CDS encoding ATP-binding protein gives MPSPDFGQLFRFSPNPYMVLDRELKYVAANDAYLRVTASRLEDLLGRNVFDLFPHDPANPSNENARMLRASFERVLSSRASDTLALIMYRVPLHTEAGIVIEERFWSATHTPLLDEKGEVAFILQHTVDVTELQRLKQAVQMAEAERSHATDLLGAGVLQRAQQVQETNRTLDAERRHLLQLFEQAPGFMTFLRGRHHVFELANRAYYQVVGHRELIGKPVREALPELAGQGFYELLDKVFTSGEPFVGRGLSVALQRQPGAPLDERSVDFVYQPIFGANGAVTGIFVQGHDMTERRKAEEEVKRLNQTLERRVQARTAELVEANKELESFSYSVSHDLRAPLRHITGFAQLLERRIGTHLDATSREYMKTISDAARQGGKMVDDLLNFSRMGRAELKKTQVSLDELISQVRRELAPEAEGRTVTWKVAALPQVQGDPALLRLVFKNLLSNALKYTRPKPEPTIEVDSREEEGDIHVWVKDNGVGFEMEYVDKLFGVFQRLHTADQFEGTGIGLANVRRIVARHGGRTWAEGKAGEGATFHFTLPAAASEKVST, from the coding sequence ATGCCATCACCCGATTTTGGGCAGCTGTTCCGCTTCTCGCCCAACCCGTACATGGTGCTCGACCGTGAGCTCAAGTACGTCGCCGCCAATGACGCCTACCTGCGTGTGACAGCGAGCCGGCTGGAAGACCTCCTGGGCCGCAACGTCTTCGACCTCTTCCCCCACGATCCGGCCAACCCCAGCAATGAGAACGCGCGGATGCTGCGCGCCTCGTTCGAGCGGGTCTTGTCCAGCCGCGCGTCGGATACCCTGGCGCTCATTATGTACCGGGTTCCTCTCCACACTGAGGCGGGCATTGTCATCGAGGAGCGCTTCTGGAGCGCCACGCACACCCCCCTCCTGGACGAGAAGGGCGAGGTGGCCTTCATCCTTCAGCACACCGTGGACGTGACGGAGCTGCAGCGGCTCAAGCAGGCCGTGCAGATGGCGGAGGCCGAGCGCTCCCACGCGACGGATCTGCTGGGGGCGGGCGTCCTTCAGCGGGCGCAGCAGGTCCAGGAGACCAACCGGACGCTGGACGCGGAGCGCCGCCACCTGCTCCAGCTCTTCGAACAGGCCCCGGGCTTCATGACGTTCCTGAGGGGGCGCCACCACGTCTTCGAGCTGGCCAACCGCGCGTACTACCAGGTCGTGGGCCACCGGGAGCTGATCGGCAAGCCCGTCCGCGAGGCGCTGCCCGAGCTGGCGGGGCAGGGCTTCTACGAGCTGCTCGACAAGGTCTTCACCTCGGGAGAGCCCTTCGTAGGCCGAGGGCTGTCGGTGGCCCTCCAGCGGCAGCCGGGGGCGCCTCTGGACGAGCGCTCCGTGGACTTCGTCTACCAGCCCATCTTCGGGGCCAACGGCGCGGTGACGGGCATCTTCGTGCAGGGGCACGACATGACGGAGCGCCGCAAAGCCGAGGAAGAGGTGAAGCGCCTCAACCAGACGTTGGAGCGGCGGGTGCAGGCGCGCACCGCGGAGCTGGTGGAGGCCAACAAAGAGCTGGAGTCCTTCAGCTACTCGGTGAGCCATGACCTGCGCGCGCCTCTGCGCCACATCACCGGCTTTGCCCAGCTCCTGGAGAGGCGCATCGGCACCCACTTGGACGCCACCTCTCGCGAGTACATGAAGACGATCTCGGACGCGGCGAGGCAGGGCGGGAAGATGGTGGATGACCTGCTGAACTTCAGCCGCATGGGCCGGGCCGAGCTGAAGAAGACCCAGGTCTCCCTGGATGAGCTCATCTCGCAGGTGCGGCGCGAGCTCGCGCCCGAGGCCGAGGGGCGGACCGTGACGTGGAAGGTGGCGGCCCTGCCTCAGGTGCAGGGAGATCCGGCCCTGCTGCGGCTCGTGTTCAAGAACCTCCTGTCCAACGCGCTGAAGTACACGCGCCCCAAGCCCGAGCCCACCATCGAGGTGGACAGCCGGGAGGAGGAGGGAGACATCCACGTGTGGGTGAAGGACAACGGGGTGGGCTTCGAGATGGAGTACGTGGACAAGCTGTTCGGCGTCTTCCAGCGCCTGCACACGGCCGATCAGTTCGAGGGCACGGGCATCGGGCTGGCCAACGTCCGCCGCATCGTCGCCCGTCACGGAGGCCGCACGTGGGCCGAGGGCAAGGCAGGAGAGGGGGCCACGTTCCACTTCACCCTGCCAGCTGCCGCTTCGGAGAAGGTCTCCACGTGA
- a CDS encoding peptidoglycan DD-metalloendopeptidase family protein, with protein MRIAPLLCLAALLAAPFASASVSSYTVKNRRIEPRQTLAQALHDAALPDAQVEAVISALEGVFDFRKSRPGDQFRLVMREGVLDFFDYRQSAVDEWQVRRDGDKYVGSKRTIEVEKQVTLVSLEINSSLYEAALAAGEDPSIGVVLADVFAWDIDFYRDPRKGDKARALVEKFVSKGRVLRYGEVLAAAYEGGQVGKKRVFRYQEPNGQINYFQEDGASAKKTFLKSPLKYAHVTSGFGSRFHPVLQYLKAHNGVDYGTPIGTPVWVVADGTVTKAQNTGPGGNTVCVRHINGLETCYLHLSKYGAGVRVGGRVSQKQVIAYSGNTGRSTGPHLHFALKRNGQFVNPLNQKFPRAEPLSKAQLPDFLAKTKELVSQLDSVSMASAGGSSTHAAATP; from the coding sequence ATGAGAATCGCTCCCCTGCTCTGCCTGGCGGCCCTGCTGGCCGCTCCGTTCGCCTCCGCCTCCGTCTCCAGCTACACGGTGAAGAACCGCCGCATCGAGCCGCGGCAGACCCTGGCTCAGGCGCTGCATGACGCGGCGCTTCCAGACGCCCAGGTGGAGGCCGTCATCTCCGCGCTGGAGGGCGTGTTTGACTTCCGGAAGTCCCGGCCGGGCGACCAGTTCCGCCTCGTCATGCGCGAGGGCGTGCTGGACTTCTTCGACTACCGGCAGAGCGCGGTGGACGAGTGGCAGGTGCGCCGGGACGGCGACAAGTACGTGGGCAGCAAGCGCACCATCGAGGTGGAGAAGCAAGTCACCCTGGTGTCGCTGGAGATCAACAGCTCGCTGTACGAGGCGGCGCTGGCGGCGGGCGAGGACCCGAGCATCGGCGTGGTGCTGGCGGACGTGTTCGCCTGGGACATCGACTTCTACCGGGACCCGCGCAAGGGCGACAAGGCGCGGGCGCTGGTGGAGAAGTTCGTCTCCAAGGGCCGGGTGCTGCGCTACGGCGAGGTGCTGGCGGCCGCCTACGAAGGCGGACAGGTGGGCAAGAAGCGCGTGTTCCGCTACCAAGAGCCGAACGGGCAGATCAACTACTTCCAGGAGGACGGCGCCAGCGCGAAGAAGACGTTCCTCAAGAGCCCGCTGAAGTACGCGCACGTCACCAGCGGCTTCGGCTCGCGCTTCCACCCGGTGCTCCAGTACCTGAAGGCGCACAACGGCGTGGACTACGGCACGCCCATTGGCACCCCGGTGTGGGTGGTGGCCGATGGCACGGTGACGAAGGCGCAGAACACGGGCCCGGGCGGCAACACCGTCTGCGTGCGCCACATCAACGGCCTGGAGACGTGCTACCTGCACCTGTCCAAGTACGGCGCGGGCGTGCGCGTGGGCGGGCGGGTGAGCCAGAAGCAGGTGATTGCGTACTCGGGCAACACCGGCCGCAGCACCGGGCCACACCTGCACTTCGCGCTCAAGCGCAACGGGCAGTTCGTCAACCCGCTCAACCAGAAGTTCCCCCGCGCCGAGCCGCTTTCCAAGGCACAGCTGCCGGACTTCCTCGCCAAGACGAAGGAGCTGGTCTCGCAGCTGGACTCCGTGTCCATGGCCTCGGCGGGCGGCTCTAGCACGCACGCCGCAGCCACGCCCTGA
- a CDS encoding DUF2378 family protein, translating into MDGRDTTELSLRLQRVLPVHTVRGLAFNSILSLVSERAGEESAARLSQELGLLRLVDFFSYPASDFTRLLFAATSVLAPSLGSEQEALRACGAACLHQFFYGSTVGRALAKIMGRKNPQRGFANTSIAYATMVNYGTHECEVLGERKLRIVFRGDVQPALFHEGTLAAALEVCGVQGTVQTTIHGLDHAEFLLEWGE; encoded by the coding sequence ATGGATGGTCGTGACACCACCGAGCTGTCCCTCCGGCTCCAGAGGGTGCTGCCTGTTCACACTGTGAGGGGGCTGGCGTTCAACTCCATCCTCTCCCTGGTCTCCGAGCGGGCTGGAGAGGAGAGCGCCGCGAGGCTGTCCCAGGAGCTGGGCTTGCTGCGGCTCGTTGACTTCTTCTCCTACCCGGCCAGCGACTTTACCCGCCTGCTCTTTGCTGCCACGAGCGTCCTGGCACCCTCCCTGGGCTCCGAGCAGGAGGCGCTCCGAGCCTGTGGCGCCGCGTGCCTCCACCAGTTCTTCTATGGCTCCACGGTGGGCCGTGCGCTGGCGAAGATCATGGGCCGCAAGAACCCCCAACGGGGCTTCGCCAACACCTCGATCGCCTACGCGACGATGGTGAACTACGGCACCCACGAGTGCGAGGTGCTGGGGGAGCGGAAGCTGCGCATCGTCTTCCGGGGCGACGTGCAGCCGGCGCTCTTCCACGAGGGCACGCTGGCCGCCGCGCTCGAGGTCTGCGGCGTCCAGGGGACGGTGCAGACCACCATCCACGGCTTGGACCACGCGGAGTTCCTGCTCGAATGGGGGGAGTGA
- a CDS encoding glycogen/starch/alpha-glucan phosphorylase encodes MSDPLRAQAPHVSLEEDATRTGKDPASVRRGFLEHVRYSRGKNPETSTAHDRFMALSLAVRDRLAHKWVKTARTYYEKDVKRAYYLSAEYLLGRALGNNLINTGMYEAAEQAMREVGVDLTTLIEMEPDAGLGNGGLGRLAACFLDSLATLAYPGMGYGIRYEFGIFTQDIVDGYQVERADEWLKFGNPWEIVRPEKAVPVRFFGRVEHHTGADGQRVARWVGGKTVVGVPFDTPIAGFGNNTVNTLRLWQARASEEFDLLLFNAGDYERSVVEKNDSEVISKVLYPNDAFQAGKELRLKQQYFFVACSIADIVRRYLKGHKDFRDFPNKVAIQLNDTHPAIAVAELMRVLVDEKRLQWDEAFHITQQTFGYTNHTLLAEAMEKWPATLFERLLPRHLEIIYEINHRFLRQVQIRYPFDEERLRRLSLVEEGAEKKIRMAHLAVVGSHSVNGVAALHTDLLRRDVLPDFAAMFPERFNNKTNGVTPRRWLSWCNPRLAKLITSRIGAGWEKDLDQLRKLEEHLDDKAFHTAFREVKQQNKHDLAQHIQDLRSVSLNPNAIFDVQIKRLHEYKRQLLNALHIVVLWMRARRDPSTIVHPRAFLFGAKAAPGYQQAKQIIRLVNGIGEVINSDAGTTGLQVVFVPNYRVSLAERIIPAADVSEQISTAGWEASGTGNMKLMLNGALTLGTLDGANVEIREEVGDENFFLFGLTADEVIARKKAGYRPRDVYNSHQELREAMDLIASGFFSPEDRNLFKPLMDNLLEEDRYLVLADFDSYMKKQEDVARAYQDHDTWTRKCILNVARAGIFSSDRTIKQYAEEIWRVKQIPVDQ; translated from the coding sequence ATGTCCGACCCATTGAGGGCACAAGCCCCCCATGTCTCGCTCGAAGAAGATGCCACGCGCACCGGGAAGGATCCCGCGAGTGTCCGCCGGGGCTTCCTGGAGCATGTGCGCTACTCCCGTGGCAAGAACCCGGAGACCTCCACCGCCCATGACCGCTTCATGGCGCTGTCACTGGCAGTGAGAGACCGGCTGGCGCACAAGTGGGTGAAGACGGCACGCACCTACTACGAGAAGGACGTCAAGCGCGCCTACTACCTGTCCGCCGAGTACCTGCTGGGTCGCGCGCTGGGCAACAACCTCATCAACACCGGCATGTACGAGGCCGCCGAGCAGGCCATGCGCGAGGTGGGAGTGGACCTCACCACGCTCATCGAGATGGAGCCGGACGCGGGCCTGGGCAACGGCGGCCTGGGGCGGCTGGCGGCGTGCTTCCTGGACTCGCTGGCCACGCTCGCCTACCCCGGCATGGGGTACGGCATCCGCTACGAGTTCGGAATCTTCACGCAGGACATCGTCGACGGCTACCAGGTGGAGCGCGCCGACGAGTGGCTGAAGTTCGGCAACCCGTGGGAGATCGTCCGGCCGGAGAAGGCGGTACCGGTGCGCTTCTTCGGGCGCGTGGAGCACCACACGGGCGCGGACGGGCAGCGGGTGGCGCGCTGGGTGGGCGGAAAGACCGTGGTGGGCGTGCCCTTCGACACGCCCATCGCCGGCTTCGGGAACAACACGGTGAACACGCTGCGGCTGTGGCAGGCCCGGGCCAGCGAGGAGTTCGACCTGCTGCTGTTCAACGCGGGCGACTACGAGCGCTCGGTGGTGGAGAAGAACGACTCGGAGGTCATCTCCAAGGTCCTCTACCCGAACGATGCGTTCCAGGCGGGCAAGGAGCTGCGGCTCAAGCAGCAATACTTCTTCGTCGCCTGCTCCATCGCGGACATCGTCCGGCGGTACCTGAAGGGCCACAAGGACTTCCGGGACTTCCCCAACAAGGTGGCCATCCAGCTGAACGACACGCATCCAGCCATCGCGGTGGCGGAGCTGATGCGGGTGCTGGTGGACGAGAAGCGGCTGCAGTGGGACGAGGCGTTCCACATCACCCAGCAGACGTTCGGCTACACGAACCACACGCTGCTGGCCGAGGCCATGGAGAAGTGGCCGGCCACGCTGTTCGAGCGCCTGCTGCCGCGCCACCTGGAGATCATCTACGAGATCAACCACCGCTTCCTGCGGCAGGTGCAGATCCGCTACCCGTTCGACGAGGAGCGGCTGCGCCGGCTGAGCCTCGTGGAGGAAGGCGCGGAGAAGAAGATCCGCATGGCGCACCTGGCGGTGGTGGGCAGCCACAGCGTGAACGGCGTGGCGGCGCTGCACACGGACCTGCTGCGGCGAGACGTGCTGCCGGACTTCGCGGCCATGTTCCCCGAGCGCTTCAACAACAAGACGAACGGGGTGACGCCGCGCCGCTGGCTGTCGTGGTGCAACCCGCGCCTGGCCAAGCTCATTACCTCGCGCATCGGCGCAGGCTGGGAGAAGGATCTGGACCAGCTGCGCAAGCTCGAGGAGCACCTGGACGACAAGGCGTTCCACACGGCGTTCCGCGAGGTGAAGCAGCAGAACAAGCATGACCTCGCGCAGCACATCCAGGATCTGCGCTCGGTGAGCCTGAATCCGAACGCCATCTTCGACGTGCAGATCAAGCGCCTGCACGAGTACAAGCGGCAGCTGCTCAACGCGCTGCACATCGTGGTGCTGTGGATGCGGGCGCGGAGGGATCCGTCCACCATCGTCCACCCGCGGGCGTTCCTCTTCGGCGCCAAGGCGGCCCCGGGCTACCAGCAGGCCAAGCAGATCATCCGGCTCGTCAACGGCATTGGCGAGGTCATCAACAGCGATGCGGGCACCACGGGGCTCCAGGTGGTGTTCGTGCCCAACTACCGGGTGAGCCTCGCCGAGCGCATCATCCCGGCTGCGGATGTGTCCGAGCAGATCTCCACCGCGGGCTGGGAGGCCTCCGGCACGGGCAACATGAAGCTGATGCTCAACGGGGCGCTGACGCTGGGCACGCTCGACGGCGCGAACGTGGAGATCCGCGAGGAGGTGGGGGATGAGAACTTCTTCCTCTTCGGCCTCACGGCGGACGAGGTGATTGCCCGGAAGAAGGCCGGCTACCGGCCTCGGGACGTCTACAACTCGCACCAGGAGCTGCGCGAGGCGATGGACCTCATCGCCTCGGGCTTCTTCTCGCCGGAGGACCGCAACCTCTTCAAGCCGCTGATGGACAACCTGCTGGAAGAGGACCGGTACCTGGTGCTGGCGGACTTCGACTCCTACATGAAGAAGCAGGAGGACGTGGCCCGCGCGTACCAGGACCACGACACGTGGACGCGCAAGTGCATCCTCAACGTGGCACGGGCCGGCATCTTCTCGTCGGACCGCACCATCAAGCAGTACGCCGAGGAAATCTGGCGCGTGAAGCAGATCCCGGTGGATCAGTGA
- a CDS encoding YybH family protein, whose amino-acid sequence MSPSASSSRRELEELVTAFCDAFNRDDLEAVMGYFAEDALYETFDGHQARGKAAIRAACEPRRSVTHPALSHCS is encoded by the coding sequence GTGAGCCCGAGCGCGTCCTCCTCCCGCCGCGAGCTGGAGGAGCTCGTCACCGCCTTCTGCGACGCGTTCAACCGCGACGACCTGGAGGCGGTGATGGGCTACTTCGCGGAGGACGCGCTCTACGAGACGTTCGACGGGCACCAGGCCCGAGGCAAGGCGGCGATTCGTGCCGCCTGCGAGCCGCGGCGCTCCGTGACTCACCCCGCGTTGAGCCACTGCTCGTAG
- a CDS encoding M3 family metallopeptidase: MPATPDAARLVTCPPDEFRRASEAALSTARSGIERLKSLPAPRNVREALEIFDEATAALSDASARASVVRHSHPAEPMRQASETAEQEAEKLATEISLDRGVYEVIASLDVSKEDAPTRKWVEKLLRDFRRAGVDRDDATRARVKALQEELVRIGQEFDRNIREDVRTVELPPEALEGLPADYVRNHPPGADGKVRITTDYPDLVPFMTYAKDSSAREKLWRTNRSRAYPKNVEVLQRLLGRRHELATLLGYANWAAYATEDKMIRSERNAGDFIEKIASASAERSRRDYQVLLERKRKDNPGATGVDPWDQGYLEDRVKAEQYSYDSQAVRPYFEYTRVKQGVLDITSRIFGVSYKRVADAPVWHPDVEAYDVFQGQEQVGRFYLDMHPRADKYKHAAQFTLATGKQGRRLPEAVLMCNFPKPGAEPALMQHGDVETFFHEFGHLLHHLFGGHTPWAGLSGVRTEWDFVEAPSQMLEEWARDVGSLQSFAKHYQTNEPLPADIIQRMKKADDFGKGVWVRQQMFYAALSLELYKRDPQGLDPLAVVRELQGKYTPFPYVEGTYFHLSFGHLDGYSAIYYTYMWSLVIAKDLFTVFQDKGLLNPEPAQAYRRSILEPGGSKDAVVLVKDFLGRDYDFRAYEQWLNAG, from the coding sequence GTGCCTGCCACTCCCGACGCCGCTCGCCTCGTTACCTGCCCGCCGGACGAGTTCCGCCGTGCCAGCGAAGCGGCCCTCTCCACCGCGCGCTCTGGCATCGAGCGCCTCAAGTCCCTGCCGGCCCCGCGCAATGTCCGCGAGGCCCTGGAGATCTTCGACGAGGCCACGGCCGCCCTCTCCGACGCCAGCGCCCGTGCCAGCGTCGTGCGCCACAGCCACCCAGCCGAGCCCATGCGCCAGGCCTCCGAGACCGCCGAGCAGGAAGCTGAGAAGCTGGCGACGGAGATCTCCCTGGACCGTGGCGTCTATGAGGTGATCGCCTCGCTGGATGTGTCCAAGGAGGACGCACCGACTCGGAAGTGGGTGGAGAAGCTGCTCCGCGACTTCCGGCGTGCCGGCGTGGATCGGGACGATGCCACCCGTGCCCGAGTGAAGGCGCTGCAGGAGGAACTGGTCCGCATTGGCCAGGAGTTCGACCGGAACATCCGCGAGGACGTGCGCACCGTGGAGCTGCCGCCCGAGGCCCTGGAGGGCCTGCCCGCGGACTACGTGCGCAACCACCCGCCCGGGGCGGACGGCAAGGTGCGCATCACCACGGACTACCCGGACCTGGTGCCCTTCATGACGTACGCGAAGGACTCCTCCGCGCGCGAGAAGCTCTGGCGGACCAACCGCAGCCGGGCCTACCCCAAGAACGTCGAGGTGCTGCAGCGGCTCCTGGGGCGCCGCCATGAGCTGGCCACGCTGCTTGGCTACGCCAACTGGGCGGCCTACGCCACCGAGGACAAGATGATCCGCAGCGAGCGGAACGCGGGGGACTTCATCGAGAAGATCGCCTCCGCCTCCGCCGAGCGCAGCCGCCGGGACTACCAGGTGCTCCTGGAGCGCAAGCGCAAGGACAACCCGGGCGCTACCGGCGTGGACCCGTGGGATCAGGGCTACCTCGAGGACCGGGTGAAGGCGGAGCAGTACAGCTACGACTCGCAGGCCGTGCGCCCCTACTTCGAGTACACGCGGGTGAAGCAGGGCGTGCTGGACATCACCTCGCGCATCTTCGGCGTGAGCTACAAGCGCGTGGCGGACGCGCCTGTGTGGCACCCGGACGTGGAGGCCTATGACGTGTTCCAGGGCCAGGAGCAGGTGGGCCGCTTCTACCTGGACATGCACCCGCGCGCGGACAAGTACAAGCACGCGGCCCAGTTCACGCTGGCCACGGGGAAGCAGGGCCGCCGCCTCCCGGAGGCGGTGCTGATGTGCAACTTCCCCAAGCCCGGCGCCGAGCCCGCGCTGATGCAGCACGGCGACGTGGAGACGTTCTTCCACGAGTTCGGCCACCTGCTGCACCATCTCTTCGGTGGGCACACGCCGTGGGCGGGCCTGTCGGGCGTGCGCACCGAGTGGGACTTCGTCGAGGCGCCCTCGCAGATGCTGGAGGAGTGGGCGAGGGACGTGGGCTCGCTGCAGAGCTTCGCCAAGCACTACCAGACGAACGAGCCGCTGCCCGCGGACATCATCCAGCGCATGAAGAAGGCGGATGACTTCGGCAAGGGAGTCTGGGTGCGCCAGCAGATGTTCTACGCGGCGCTCAGCCTGGAGCTCTACAAGCGGGATCCGCAGGGCCTGGATCCGCTCGCCGTCGTGCGCGAACTGCAGGGCAAGTACACGCCGTTCCCGTACGTGGAGGGCACGTACTTCCACCTCTCGTTCGGGCACTTGGATGGGTACTCGGCCATCTACTACACGTACATGTGGTCCCTGGTCATCGCGAAGGACCTCTTCACCGTCTTCCAGGACAAGGGGCTGCTCAACCCCGAGCCGGCGCAGGCCTACCGCCGCTCGATCCTGGAGCCCGGCGGCTCGAAGGATGCGGTGGTGCTGGTGAAGGACTTCCTCGGCCGGGACTACGACTTCCGGGCCTACGAGCAGTGGCTCAACGCGGGGTGA